The following are encoded together in the Panicum virgatum strain AP13 chromosome 6K, P.virgatum_v5, whole genome shotgun sequence genome:
- the LOC120712338 gene encoding thioredoxin-like protein YLS8: MSYLLPHLHSGWAVDQAILAEEERLVIIRFGHDWDETCMQMDEVLAAVAETIKNFAVIYLVDITEVPDFNTMYELYDPSTVMFFFRNKHIMIDLGTGNNNKINWALKDKQEFIDIVETAYRGARKGRGLVIAPKDYSTKYRY; encoded by the exons ATGTCGTACCTGCTGCCGCATCTGCACTCGGGGTGGGCGGTGGACCAGGCCATCCTCGCCGAGGAGGAGCGCCTCGTCATCATCCGCTTCGGCCACGACTGGGACGAGACCTGCATGCAG ATGGATGAAGTGCTGGCAGCAGTAGCTGAAACCATTAAGAACTTTGCGGTCATCTACCTTGTGGACATCACCGAGGTCCCTGACTTCAACACCATGTACGAGCTGTACGACCCATCAACGGTGATGTTCTTCTTCCGAAACAAGCACATCATGATCGATCTCGGGACGGGAAACAACAACAAGATCAACTGGGCCCTCAAAGACAAGCAGGAGTTCATCGACATCGTGGAGACGGCCTACAGGGGTGCCCGGAAGGGCCGTGGTCTGGTGATCGCCCCCAAGGACTACTCCACCAAGTATCGTTACTAA